A region of Micromonospora chokoriensis DNA encodes the following proteins:
- the sthA gene encoding Si-specific NAD(P)(+) transhydrogenase, producing MYDYDLVVLGSGPSGQKAAIAAAKLGRRVGIVDRRDMIGGVCINTGTVPSKTLREAVLYLTGLSQRDLYGSSYRVKDEITVSDLAARTQHVITRQTDVIRNQLARNRVAMITGTGRFADAHSIWVDGGSGRESTVTFDKIVIAAGTRPARPDSVDFDDRTIVDSDGVINLQAVPRSMVVVGAGVIGMEYASMFAALGTKVTVVERRERMLDFCDEEIVESLKYHLRDLSVAFRFGEEVAAVEKHQTAALCILKSGKKIVADTVMYSAGRQGQTDDLALEAAGLEADRRGRIAVDANYRTTVDNIYAVGDVIGFPALASTSMEQGRLAAQHACGEPIREMHGLQPIGIYTIPEISFVGQTEAQLTESSTPFEVGIARYRELARGQIVGDSYGMLKLLVSPADGRLLGVHVFGTAATEIVHIGQAVMGCGGTIDYLIDAVFNYPTLAEAYKVAALDAANKIRNITRIDG from the coding sequence ATGTATGACTACGACCTGGTGGTGCTGGGGTCCGGTCCCAGCGGTCAGAAGGCGGCGATCGCGGCCGCCAAGCTCGGCAGGCGGGTCGGCATCGTGGACCGCCGCGACATGATCGGCGGGGTGTGCATCAACACCGGCACGGTCCCGTCCAAGACGTTGCGCGAGGCCGTGCTCTACCTGACCGGCCTGAGCCAACGTGACCTGTACGGCAGCAGCTACCGGGTCAAGGACGAGATCACGGTCAGCGACCTGGCCGCCCGGACCCAGCACGTCATCACCAGGCAGACCGACGTCATCCGCAACCAGCTCGCCCGCAACCGGGTCGCCATGATCACCGGCACCGGCCGGTTCGCGGACGCGCACTCGATCTGGGTCGACGGCGGGTCCGGCCGGGAGTCCACGGTGACCTTCGACAAGATCGTCATCGCGGCGGGCACCCGGCCGGCCCGTCCGGACAGCGTCGACTTCGACGACCGCACGATCGTGGACTCCGACGGCGTGATCAACCTCCAGGCCGTACCCCGCAGCATGGTCGTCGTCGGCGCCGGAGTGATCGGCATGGAGTACGCCTCGATGTTCGCCGCCCTGGGCACCAAGGTGACTGTCGTCGAACGGCGCGAACGGATGCTCGACTTCTGCGACGAGGAGATCGTCGAGTCGCTGAAGTACCACCTGCGCGACCTGTCCGTGGCGTTCCGCTTCGGCGAGGAGGTCGCCGCCGTCGAGAAGCACCAGACCGCCGCGCTGTGCATCCTCAAGAGCGGCAAGAAGATCGTCGCGGACACGGTGATGTACTCCGCCGGCCGACAGGGTCAGACCGACGACCTGGCGCTGGAGGCGGCGGGGCTGGAGGCGGACCGGCGTGGCCGGATCGCCGTGGACGCCAACTACCGCACGACAGTGGACAACATCTACGCGGTCGGCGACGTGATCGGCTTTCCCGCCCTGGCGTCGACCTCGATGGAGCAGGGTCGGCTGGCCGCGCAGCACGCCTGCGGCGAGCCGATCCGGGAGATGCACGGCCTGCAGCCGATCGGCATCTACACGATCCCGGAGATCAGCTTCGTCGGGCAGACCGAGGCGCAGCTCACCGAGAGCTCGACGCCGTTCGAGGTGGGCATCGCGCGTTACCGGGAACTGGCCCGTGGCCAGATCGTCGGCGACTCGTACGGCATGTTGAAGCTGCTCGTCTCCCCCGCCGACGGCCGGCTGCTCGGGGTGCACGTGTTCGGCACCGCCGCCACCGAGATCGTCCACATCGGGCAGGCGGTCATGGGCTGCGGCGGCACGATCGACTACCTGATCGACGCCGTGTTCAACTACCCGACGCTGGCCGAGGCGTACAAGGTGGCCGCCCTGGACGCCGCCAACAAGATCCGCAACATCACCCGCATCGACGGCTAG
- a CDS encoding endo-1,4-beta-xylanase: MRRTRWKVASRAAVALTGVGALAAGMALFMTAPAAAGTTLGASAAEKGRYFGTAVAGFKLSDSAYTTILNREFNMVTAENEMKMNATEPQQGRFSFTDADRIVNHARSRGMSVRGHTLAWHSQQPGWMENMSGSALRSAMLNHVTQVATYYRGKIHSWDVVNEAFADGSSGARRDSNLQRTGNDWIEAAFRAADAADPNAKLCYNDYNTDNWTHAKTQAVYNMVRDFKARGVPIDCVGFQSHFNNDSPYVSNYRTTLSSFAALGVDVQITELDIQGASANTYRSVVEDCLAVSRCNGITVWGIRDSDSWRSNQTPLLFNSNGSKKPAYDAVLAALNSGTTPTDPPPTTTPPPTDPPPTTPPPGPGGCTATVSVNQWNGGFVANVRVTAGSSALNGWTVTIALPSGATVTNAWSADRSGNTGTTIWRNVAYNGQVGAGQSTEFGFQANGTAGSLSPTCSAG, translated from the coding sequence ATGAGAAGAACCAGATGGAAGGTGGCATCGAGAGCCGCCGTGGCGCTGACCGGAGTGGGCGCCCTCGCCGCCGGCATGGCGCTGTTCATGACGGCGCCGGCCGCCGCCGGGACGACACTCGGCGCGTCCGCCGCCGAGAAGGGTCGCTACTTCGGCACGGCGGTGGCCGGCTTCAAGCTCTCCGACAGTGCGTACACCACGATTTTGAACCGTGAGTTCAACATGGTGACCGCCGAGAACGAAATGAAGATGAACGCCACCGAGCCGCAGCAGGGGCGGTTCAGCTTCACCGACGCCGACCGGATCGTCAACCACGCCCGCAGTCGGGGCATGAGCGTGCGGGGTCACACCCTCGCCTGGCACTCGCAGCAGCCGGGGTGGATGGAGAACATGAGCGGCAGCGCGCTGCGCTCGGCGATGCTCAACCACGTCACCCAGGTGGCCACCTACTATCGGGGCAAGATCCACTCGTGGGACGTGGTGAACGAGGCGTTCGCCGACGGCAGCTCCGGCGCCCGTCGCGACTCCAACCTCCAGCGCACCGGCAACGACTGGATCGAGGCGGCGTTCCGGGCGGCGGATGCCGCGGACCCGAACGCGAAGCTCTGCTACAACGACTACAACACCGACAACTGGACGCACGCGAAGACGCAGGCCGTGTACAACATGGTGCGCGACTTCAAGGCGCGTGGCGTGCCGATCGACTGCGTCGGGTTCCAGTCGCACTTCAACAACGACTCCCCGTACGTCAGCAACTACCGCACCACCCTGTCCAGCTTCGCGGCGCTCGGCGTGGACGTGCAGATCACCGAGCTGGACATCCAGGGCGCCTCGGCGAACACGTACCGCAGCGTCGTCGAGGACTGCCTGGCCGTCTCCCGCTGCAACGGCATCACGGTGTGGGGCATCCGCGACAGTGACTCGTGGCGTTCCAACCAGACCCCGTTGCTGTTCAACAGCAACGGCTCGAAGAAGCCGGCGTACGACGCGGTGCTCGCCGCGCTGAACAGCGGCACCACGCCGACCGACCCGCCGCCCACCACCACGCCGCCGCCGACCGACCCGCCGCCCACCACGCCGCCCCCGGGCCCGGGTGGCTGCACCGCGACGGTGTCGGTGAACCAGTGGAACGGTGGTTTCGTGGCGAACGTGCGGGTGACCGCCGGTTCGTCGGCGCTCAACGGCTGGACGGTGACGATCGCGCTGCCGTCGGGCGCGACGGTCACCAACGCGTGGAGCGCCGACCGCAGCGGTAACACCGGCACCACGATCTGGCGCAACGTGGCCTACAACGGTCAGGTCGGCGCCGGACAGTCCACCGAGTTCGGGTTCCAGGCCAACGGCACCGCCGGCAGCCTGAGCCCCACCTGCTCGGCAGGCTAG
- a CDS encoding ABC transporter ATP-binding protein has protein sequence MTTHAPPETSHAAVTAVDLVKVYGSGDTAVRALDGVSVGFGRAEFTAIMGSSGSGKSTLMHCLAGLDTATSGRVLLGGTELTGQSDRTLTRVRRERIGFVFQSFNLLPQLTAAQNITLPLDLGGRKPDADLLARLVDELGLAQRLGHRPSELSGGQQQRVALARALVARPEVVFADEPTGNLDSRSGAEVLSILRDSVRDLGQTVVMVTHDPIAAAYADRVVLLADGRIAGEIDKPDQVSVTDALRDLAARA, from the coding sequence ATGACGACCCACGCCCCGCCGGAGACCAGCCACGCCGCGGTCACCGCGGTCGACTTGGTGAAGGTGTACGGCAGCGGCGACACCGCCGTCCGTGCCCTGGACGGCGTGTCGGTCGGCTTCGGCCGCGCCGAGTTCACCGCGATCATGGGTTCGTCCGGGTCCGGCAAGTCGACACTGATGCACTGCCTCGCCGGTCTCGACACCGCCACCTCGGGACGTGTCCTGCTCGGCGGCACCGAGCTGACCGGTCAGTCGGACCGGACGCTGACCCGGGTACGGCGGGAGCGGATCGGGTTCGTCTTCCAGTCCTTCAACCTGCTGCCGCAGCTCACCGCCGCGCAGAACATCACACTGCCGCTGGACCTCGGCGGCCGCAAGCCCGACGCCGACCTGCTGGCCCGCCTGGTCGACGAGTTGGGGCTCGCGCAACGGTTGGGTCACCGGCCCAGCGAGCTGTCCGGCGGCCAGCAGCAGCGGGTCGCGCTGGCCCGGGCCCTGGTGGCGCGGCCCGAGGTGGTCTTCGCCGACGAGCCGACCGGCAACCTCGACTCCCGCTCCGGCGCGGAGGTGCTCAGCATCCTGCGCGACTCGGTACGCGACCTCGGTCAGACCGTCGTCATGGTGACCCACGATCCGATCGCCGCCGCGTACGCCGACCGGGTGGTGCTGCTCGCCGACGGGCGGATCGCCGGGGAGATCGACAAGCCGGACCAGGTGTCGGTCACCGACGCGCTTCGTGATCTGGCGGCCCGCGCATGA
- a CDS encoding sensor histidine kinase codes for MSAPDLRRLWVRLAQAAGLAAFGLLALFDFAAGTADDRGIVALLLMLVPMLLAVATVPLWLPVHRPDSHRLPVAALALAAASLAVTAGVVLVSGGGGILLARTWGLAESAGLIGVVFVVSRWGAPRLAPWAAAAAGLAVAALPLRVGTENLLVIFGLLQVIAAAGAAGVGLYLRIVAAGRERAIALVRAEQRAEFARDLHDFIAHHVTGIVVQAQGARFVAEQDPQRVIVALEQIERAGAETMASMRRMVGILRNPNAPPDAPLTPLAGVGELAPLVTGFNGAANAPARLHVEGDLGGLPVEVSTSAYRVVMEGLTNTRQHAPDARSVEVAVRRTPDWLLVRVADDGASPRTAPARGHGFGLIGLTERVRALGGTISAGPGVAGGWVLDAAFPLQVGR; via the coding sequence ATGAGCGCGCCGGATCTTCGACGTTTGTGGGTACGCCTGGCCCAGGCGGCCGGGCTGGCGGCCTTCGGCCTGCTCGCCCTCTTCGACTTCGCGGCCGGCACGGCGGACGACCGCGGCATCGTCGCTCTCCTGCTGATGCTCGTGCCCATGCTGTTGGCGGTGGCGACGGTGCCCCTCTGGCTGCCGGTGCACCGACCGGATTCCCACCGGCTGCCGGTGGCCGCGCTGGCGCTCGCCGCCGCCTCACTGGCCGTGACCGCAGGGGTGGTGCTCGTCTCCGGAGGCGGCGGAATCCTGCTCGCCCGCACCTGGGGGCTGGCCGAGTCGGCCGGGCTGATCGGCGTGGTCTTCGTGGTGAGCCGCTGGGGCGCGCCCCGGCTCGCCCCGTGGGCGGCGGCGGCCGCCGGGCTCGCCGTCGCCGCGTTGCCGCTGCGTGTCGGCACCGAGAACCTGCTGGTGATCTTCGGTCTGCTCCAGGTGATCGCCGCGGCCGGCGCCGCCGGGGTGGGGCTCTACCTGCGGATCGTCGCCGCCGGGCGGGAGCGGGCGATCGCGCTGGTGCGGGCCGAGCAGCGCGCCGAGTTCGCCCGGGACCTGCACGACTTCATCGCCCACCACGTGACCGGGATCGTGGTGCAGGCGCAGGGCGCCCGGTTCGTCGCCGAGCAGGACCCACAACGGGTGATCGTCGCCCTGGAGCAGATCGAACGGGCCGGTGCGGAGACGATGGCCTCGATGCGGCGGATGGTCGGCATCCTGCGGAACCCGAACGCGCCACCGGACGCGCCGCTGACCCCACTGGCCGGGGTGGGCGAGTTGGCGCCGCTGGTGACGGGGTTCAACGGTGCAGCGAATGCGCCGGCCCGGCTGCACGTCGAGGGCGACCTGGGTGGGCTGCCGGTGGAGGTGTCGACCTCGGCGTACCGGGTGGTGATGGAGGGGCTGACCAACACCCGGCAGCACGCGCCGGACGCCCGGTCGGTGGAGGTGGCGGTGCGTCGTACCCCGGACTGGTTGTTGGTCCGGGTGGCTGACGACGGCGCGTCGCCGCGCACCGCCCCGGCGCGGGGGCACGGCTTCGGCCTGATCGGCCTGACCGAGCGGGTACGAGCCCTCGGCGGCACGATCAGCGCCGGACCGGGCGTCGCCGGCGGCTGGGTGCTCGACGCCGCGTTCCCGTTGCAGGTGGGTCGATGA
- a CDS encoding fibronectin type III domain-containing protein, translated as MRDHPWRGVRSRAAALAACTLTAAVVATGATPAYAAADTQPPTAPGPITVTAIDTTSVDLTWAPSTDNVGVVRYPVSARFEDSGLTWSTDTNSIRITGLRPSRTYTFFVSALDAAGNGSPSSGPLRLTMPPGDDQPPGAPGQPVAFDVTATVVRLRWAHSVDNVVLERYEVFRVDAGGALTLVRDVSQYPPNNSAQISGLTPNTTYTFVVRARDEVGLLSPLSAPITVTTLPPPPSCEVRSVARQWSDGFVAHLTVTNTGTTAVDGWTMTWRFWASQQVHGIWGAKVIDRPTNSYLRVGNTGRNAVIPPGGSVSLGLVASGTQLPQEVTLNGGLCEVADE; from the coding sequence ATGCGTGATCATCCGTGGCGCGGCGTCCGGTCCCGGGCAGCCGCACTGGCCGCCTGCACGCTCACCGCGGCGGTGGTGGCGACAGGCGCGACCCCGGCGTACGCGGCGGCGGACACCCAGCCCCCCACCGCCCCCGGCCCGATCACCGTCACCGCCATCGACACCACCTCGGTCGACTTGACCTGGGCGCCCTCGACCGACAACGTGGGGGTGGTCCGTTACCCGGTCTCCGCACGGTTCGAGGACAGCGGCCTGACCTGGTCGACCGACACCAACAGCATTCGGATCACCGGCCTGCGGCCGTCGCGCACGTACACCTTCTTCGTGTCGGCGCTGGACGCGGCCGGCAACGGCTCCCCGTCGAGCGGGCCCCTACGGTTGACCATGCCACCGGGGGACGACCAACCGCCGGGCGCGCCGGGTCAACCGGTGGCGTTCGACGTCACCGCCACGGTGGTCCGGCTGCGCTGGGCGCACTCCGTGGACAACGTGGTGCTCGAACGGTACGAGGTGTTCCGGGTGGACGCCGGCGGCGCTCTCACACTGGTCCGCGACGTCTCCCAATACCCGCCCAACAACAGTGCCCAGATCAGCGGGTTGACGCCGAACACCACGTACACCTTCGTGGTGCGCGCCCGCGACGAGGTCGGCCTCCTGTCCCCGCTGTCCGCGCCGATCACCGTCACCACCCTGCCACCGCCGCCGAGCTGCGAGGTCCGGTCCGTCGCGCGGCAGTGGTCGGACGGTTTCGTGGCGCACCTGACCGTCACGAACACCGGCACCACCGCGGTCGACGGGTGGACGATGACGTGGCGGTTCTGGGCCAGCCAGCAGGTCCACGGCATCTGGGGCGCGAAGGTCATCGACCGTCCCACCAACAGCTACCTGCGGGTGGGCAACACCGGTCGCAACGCGGTGATCCCGCCCGGCGGCAGCGTCTCGCTCGGCCTCGTCGCCTCCGGCACGCAACTGCCGCAGGAGGTCACGCTCAACGGCGGCCTCTGCGAGGTGGCGGACGAGTAA
- a CDS encoding response regulator, with product MIRVLIADDQAMVRTGFGMIIGAQADMTVVGEAADGVVAVELARRLRPDVVLLDIRMPRLDGLEALRLLAGPGVADPVRVVVVTTFDLDEYVHTALSNGACGFLLKDSGPALLVEAVRAAVSGDALISPSITVRLLEHLSSPAPAYDDAALSPRELDVVKLVARGLTNAEIAARLFIAVGTVKTHLASVQMKLKARNRVEIAAWAWERRLVG from the coding sequence ATGATCCGGGTGCTGATCGCCGACGACCAGGCGATGGTCCGCACGGGCTTCGGGATGATCATCGGGGCGCAGGCGGACATGACGGTCGTCGGCGAGGCCGCCGACGGGGTCGTCGCCGTGGAGTTAGCCCGGCGGTTGCGCCCGGACGTGGTGCTGCTCGACATCCGGATGCCCCGCCTCGACGGCCTCGAAGCGCTGCGGCTGCTCGCCGGGCCGGGCGTCGCCGACCCGGTCCGGGTGGTCGTGGTGACGACCTTCGACCTGGACGAGTACGTGCACACCGCCCTGTCCAACGGCGCCTGCGGTTTCCTGCTCAAGGACTCCGGCCCGGCCCTGCTCGTCGAGGCGGTCCGCGCTGCCGTCTCGGGTGACGCGCTGATCAGCCCGTCCATCACGGTGCGGCTGTTGGAGCACCTCAGCTCACCCGCTCCGGCCTATGACGACGCCGCGCTGTCCCCACGGGAACTCGACGTGGTGAAGCTCGTCGCCCGAGGCCTGACCAACGCCGAGATCGCCGCCCGGCTCTTCATCGCCGTCGGCACCGTCAAGACCCACCTGGCCAGCGTCCAGATGAAGCTCAAGGCCCGCAACCGGGTCGAGATCGCCGCCTGGGCCTGGGAACGCCGCCTCGTCGGTTGA